In Pyrus communis chromosome 11, drPyrComm1.1, whole genome shotgun sequence, the sequence cgagggctcgtgggccccacagaATCTGAAAGGTTCAATGGGTTGGCTATACAGAATCTGAAAGGGTCAAAGGGCTGGCTATACAGAATCTGAAAGGGTCAAAGGGCTGGCCACATGTAGCCAGCAGCCTCAGGCTggctggaatttttttttaaaactgtcggttataaccgacacaaatagtatgaaatttttttaatataacggctagctgacatcAGGTAGccattatttttgaatttttttttacagttttatttatttacaaaaaatttcctataacttctattttacaaaatttgtttcatattttttttattctattttttttcctataacttctatttcacaaaatttgtttcatatttttttttaaattctatttttttcctacaatttctatttcacaaaatttgtttcatattttttttcctataacttatattttacaaaatttgtttcatattttttttcaaattctattttttttcctacaacttctatttcacaaattttttttcatatattttttttttcctataacttatattttacaaaatttgtttcatatttttttttaaattctattttttttttttcctataacttctattttacaaaatttgtttcatttttttttaaattctatttttttcctataactttctAAGCCATTacacaacattaaattaaattaagtaacatgaaacaacattaaacaatatgaaacaacattaaataacattaaccaacataaaaattatacaacataaaaaaaacatttaacaacatcaaacttaaacaacattttttaaAGCATTTAACAATGTAAAACTTAAACacctactccatgcttcttttgacAACATCAACTCCACCCTCTTGACGGTTTGCTGATGATCTTCCACCGTTcttgtagaataccgaaagctctctcaacatctttatggtatgcctcttggtgtaaggtaaacaacttttccacatcatttctagggttttgaattgcttggacaagtgtcgcccactttgggtGGATGTCATTTGCCAAGTAATTCCTCATATTGTATTGACGGCCGTTAATGTAGTAATCAAGTTGAGGTGTTTTACCTTCCGTCAGGCGATTGAAGAAGGGTGAAcgcccaagaactgtaatgtcattttgggatccaagTACTCCAAAGAAAACATGCCAGATCCATGTGTCATATGAGGCAACCGCCTTTAACACAACAGTTGGCTTTCTCGACCTTCTGCTCAAGCCTCTTTGCTATCTGGTGGGACAATTCTTCCAATCCCAAAGTATGCAGTCTAATGACACTATTATGCCCGGAAATCCACGGTCTTCAGCTTTGCGAAGAAGCCGattcagatcttcttgatttggcttgCGGAGGTATTCGTCTTTGTAAACctgaacaattgtgtcacagaattgttcaagagtatcagagcatgtagactcagacataccatGGGTTTTATCTATTGAATTAGTTGGGGagccataggccatcattcggagtgcaagagtaaccttctgatgaggtgagaaaccagggcGGCCTGCTCTGTCCCGCTTTTGTCGAATGTATGAATTGACCTGCTGGACATCATGAAGTAAACGCTTGAAAACATGATGTCTTATCTGGAAACGGCGTCTAAAATCCTCTTCtgtgtacaccgagttggggttaaagtagttgttcatcagattggcaTGCGTCATCGCTCTGTTTCATGGTTTGTAAGAGTGACCAACAAtagagccaccccattgaggttgttcctcagttggctGACACACCATGGCCGCAACCATGTCTACtgctctgttttgtttgttgcgccTTACTTGGACTTTTCATCAGACTCCTTATCTTTTCGTCTCATTTGtgcccatttttcttccaatttggaattggatgaggacccccagttggaatccaaagaggatccaaagttggaattctttgcaaacttgaattgaaatagattgaattcaaagttgtgtgaatgataacccaatatccaccctatttatagaagaaaaaaaattcaaatccaacggtacaTCAGCTACCAACCGCTAACTGAAGTCATGCTGATatcacttagccgttggatttgaatttaagttgtagtttttaaataataaattatttttggccctatggccctcgattggagatcgttttttgtgacagggctaaaatgagtcatatggccctttgacccttggttggagattgaggcaaatatggccctgtactgttcattaaaatattaatatcttggaaggccaaagggctaaaacgagtcctctggccagccctcggttagagatggcctaatattttaatgaatagtgtagggccatatttcttaccatctccaactgtAGGGCCAGAgagccataggccaaacatagccttgtgaaaaaaaaaccatctccaactgagggccaaagagccatagggccaaacatgatttattatttaaatttaaaaactacaactacaacaaattaaatgtaatataattaaatatttaaaataaattgtgaaaacacttacttcatCGTAGTAATTGTCACcactttcatgtctacttgcggcGGTTAACAGTtgtatgttaaattaatttttaatttaagtgtCAATTACTAGTACAACTTAGTTTGAGATAGTTACATGTGTAAATGCACATTTACCATCTCTGATAGGAAGCTTATATTTGGGGTACCCATTATTTTTGTCCCACCTCGGTCGTGGGAGAGAATTGAGCAACCAAAAGCTTATATTGGGGCACCCATTatatttgtcccacatcggccGTGGGAGATTAATGAGCAAGCAaacatgcctataaaaggaacACCCCAACATTGAACAAATCACCTTTCTCGCcctataattaaatattttttaaaaaatttcggctcctcaaaaaaaaaagaaattcaaatataaCGGCTAACTGATGTCAGCATGTTACCGTTGCATTCAAAATCCGGCTAGGCCTGGGGCTGGCTAGGTTGGGCCAGCCAGTTGGCCTTTTGGCCTTTTTTATCCcatggggcccacgagccctttggcctagccctcgattggagacggttttcgaaCTATTTTCAGCTCTCTGGCCCTCTGGACCTTTGGACCCtttagttggagatggtcttaggtcCCCACTTCTAAGGCTCCCTAATTTTCacaaattattttttacttattttttttttcatccacaTATAACTATAGTTTTACACTTAAAACAAAATCAATCTTTGTAATTCAACCGTTCATTCATTTACTAAACGTAATAAGTAACTTTGTacaaaaacaatagaaaaagattgaaatttggCGTACTTGGTAGTGAGTCTAGCGACCCCTCTTTTGGTCAAATTGGTCCAACTTGGTAAAGACTAGTAGGCGAGCCCAGCGAGGCAATATCCTTCCCCAGGTCAGGTTATTGCTTCTCTTCttcatccttttctttttcttgtaatttaatttgtaagcTTGTTTGTAAATGGAATTAGAATTTTCAAATCCATGCTCCCTCTAGGAATTTATCTTTAAAAGATTTTAGGGATTTAGAGATTCAATCTTTTATGGGTTTATGGATTACTCTAAGGATTTACAATGAAATATTTTAGGATTTAGATATTCAATCTTTTACGGGTTTCTGAATTCAATTTAGGGTTTTACCGTTTTGCATATCAAATTCTGTTAAATATATCTAGTTTTGTTGTTTGATTTGCTTTTGAAATATTGTTAAATTGgaaccataaaaaataaaacaaaacccaTGAGTATCATTGTCATCATCCATTTCCAGATTGGATGGGTTAGCTATTTTGTCAATGGAAAAGAattgtttgaaaaattaaattatgtaaaCTTATTTAGTACATTTGCGTCTAAAACTGCAAGACATATAATATTTAAGTCAAGTTTGTATATCCTTCttcttttaatattaatttttaataataattgatGTAGAAATAGACTTTTATATGTATTTAGCGAAACTTTTTTTCATATGTACACAGAGTCAGAATACTGAGAACTTTAAAGCCCCACTTAGAATGCTCGCTTAGTGCACTAAATTCCCAAGACCGGCCCTTATGTGCCTGGTTGAAGCAGCTTGTTGGATCCTTGTGTGTCATCTCTTGTGTGTACTGATTTTTACTCAATTTAGCCAAATTATGGTTGAAATGTTTGGTTCTCCACCGACAGTCCTTGGCATCGTTAACAACTCAAATGAAGCTTCAACATCTGTGTGCTTTcacatattaaaaaaagaaacacaTCATGATCATAATTTGCGTTGATTCGAGCTATACGAATTATTAATAGTGAGAAAACGCGGCTGTTTGGAGCTTAATTATAAGTAATCATGTGATTAGCTAACATGATTAACATTAGTCGACAAGGTATAATAATTCAACGTATAATGAGACGACTACGATGTCaaaaatgctaaagagattCTTAAAGTAGGACTTTTATGGATTCTAtgtcacctcacagtttaacgtcaatttttgagacaattttatatatatataatattgtacaaaaaaaatgagGTAACAGATAATCATAAAGCGTTCCACTTTCAAGAGAGTTTCCTTAATATTTCTCTAATTCAATTTCTTCTGGTGTAATAAGAAAAATGTTTACCAAATGCCTCGTGAAAAATAGCTATGGCAATAAGTAATAAagtattagtatttttttattttataaaataataaaaaataattttatttgtaatttcatgtATAGTTTTTAACCGGTCTCGTTACgctacgtgtcattatccgaaagtacaatttttggtgatagatttcaataagatttttatccaattctgtcatgccacgtgtcattaactTTTTAGAAtcgttgaggatagatttccgataagatttttaaccaatctcatcGCACCACGTGTTACAATCTGTTTAGAATCTTTGAGGGtagattttgataagatttttaatgaaTCACAGCGTGtcacgtggcattatctacaacctaatcgttttttttttctccatataaCCCACCATCTATCCTAAGAAATCACACACcaaaattaaaatctctcaaaatctctATCCTTATTCATAGTTTCTCCTTCCTTCTTACAATGTATTCTTCAAGGATGTTGTGGAAAATCGATGAGCaagagaaagaattgtttaagtaaggggaagaaatgttcaatctccaggaagaagaaaatgagatggaagaggaagaggatgaggagcgtagaaggagagatgacgaagcaagaaGCCAAAGAGCCTTACGTTCccgtcatctctccttctaagctcctcatcctcttcctcttccatcTCCAGGCACAGGGGTTCCGCAAACATTGATAGAAGCACGCAATGATGAAGTAATGATCCCTTGGACAATTATTTTGACTGTAACAGTGCATTCCTTGATGTGTACTTTAGAcatcgttttagaatgcaacgatatttgttcaacaaaataatcattacgcaaccatgattcttactttgtgcaaaagaaagatgctTATGGTGACATATACAAGGCTCGCTGAACAGCAGGGAACCTTCGTGCTATCTATATATCTTGAAACCATTCAGAAAAGTTGAAAACGTATTCTAAGTTAATGACGAAcaatcatttttcttctttctttgttgatcatgttttacatatatatatatataatattaaagttTAAAGAGCTacctatacatatatatatatatatacctaaTTAAAGTTTAAGGAGCTACAAAGGAATGGCTATATATGGCCCTCTCCGAGTCATTGGCCTTTTAGCATCTCGagctttatatattttttttccatcaaaagctcaacaaagaaagaaaagtcaTGGCAaaataatgaaagaaaaaagagcttagtTGTCCTCAACTACTGCGGAATTTATGCCTATCAACAGCttaaaagagaaaagggaaaatttaATAAGAAAATCCATATTTTATCATGTATATTTTGTTAATGTGAAATTCATTATGAATACGTCCTCACATGTGGTgatgttttaattcaaatatgtGATGTAGAACACATGTTTAGACTTCACACCTAGGATAACTGGCTCTGATACCGTAAATAAAATTGAGATTTCACCATAAACCGAATGGGGGCACACGTGTGGACAATTTAAATTCAGTGAAGTTCGAGAGAGCTTTCTCGATATGTGATTCATAGTCTCAACATATTTTACTACGGGtttttttatctaaaaaaaGTATTATATCTAACATAGTTGTGGCGTTATGAAATTATAGAAATGAGGttgaatatatagtgcatggccgGTCTCACTCTTAAGaaaaggtggccggccctttggggtatttttgtgtgaaatgggtgatttaattggtaattaatggattaattaggaataaatccattaattagccaattaacttaatttatatggaatgttttgaaggttatgaaataattaccttgtggaaaatataggatgaggatggatgaaataacttttaatttgttacctattttgggcacttttgacttgattgtgggATGTTTGTCCACTGCTTGCGCGTAGGAATTTCGGTGCtgctcaagggtaattttgtcctttttgcccaaaaattcacgtgtcgcctcttgattatttttggctccacaaaaaTAGTAGAGAGCACTAACAAACTCAATTCACATGATATAATGGTTGAC encodes:
- the LOC137709064 gene encoding uncharacterized protein — protein: MTHANLMNNYFNPNSVYTEEDFRRRFQIRHHVFKRLLHDVQQVNSYIRQKRDRAGRPGFSPHQKVTLALRMMAYGSPTNSIDKTHGMSESTCSDTLEQFCDTIVQVYKDEYLRKPNQEDLNRLLRKAEDRGFPGIIVSLDCILWDWKNCPTR